ccttaatttagctggaacccaggaagagtagcagcagctaatggggatccataatgaatacaaatacaaatacatacagtacaagcATCATATGATATTCCCCTTGAAGTGATAAGATATGTTTGGGGTTTTTAAGTGGCTAAATTAAAGTATTATCCGGTAAATcttgctatctagaacctaaaacggtccttctgctgtccccataggataatcctttttgattccaggtagaacccttttgggttccgtgtaaaaACCCTTTCCAAAGAGAGTTCTACacggaacccaaaagagttctacctggaaccaaaaagggttctacctggaaccaaaaagggttatcctatggggacagccaaagaacccgtTTGGAAACCTTTTATCTAAGAGTGTAGAAATCCGCTATAGAGGACCATATGCGTATGATTACTGGACTTATCACTCCTAGCTGATCACATACTACAGTGCACAACTTCTCACAGATCCCACTGGACTTAAGACTACTGAAGGCAGTTTGCTTTCAAAATGTAACTGAAACCTACAGTACTGTTTTCATATTTGCAGGGGCTGCAATATTCCTCTTCAATGCTGTAATGCACACAGTGATGTGTTCATGGAGCTACTTAAAATAGCCGTATAAAATAAGGAATTTCATATGTTCGCCCTTCAAAAGTGATCATTTACTTGGGTATTAAGGCTCAGTTTAGAAAAGCCAAACGGAACGCATGCAGTTGGTCTGTTTTAAGGGTAGCCTGCCAGTGCACCATAATCTGTCTCAGTGACTGTCTCGCAATAACCCATGGGTAATCACGGTCTACCACCatccctcttgttctctctctcggtctgtctctctctcgctctctctctcggtctgtctctctttctctccctccctcctctccctacctccctctctttctctatccatctctcagGAATTGTGTCGCTAATCTCGCTGGCCTTCCTCTCCTATGACCGCTACAGCACCTTAACCGTGTACAACAAGCAAGCCCCGGACTACCGTAAGCCTCTGCTGGCCGTGGCGGGCTCCTGGCTCTACTCCCTGTTCTGGACAGTGCCCCCCCTGCTGGGCTGGAGTAGTTATGGCCTAGAGGGGGCCGGGACCAGCTGCTCGGTCACCTGGACATCCCAGACGCCCCAGTCTCACTCCTACATCATCTGCCTGTTCATCTTCTGTCTGGGGCTGCCTGTGCTGGTCATGGTCTACTGCTACGGGAGGCTGCTCTACGCTGTCAAACAGGTGGGCTGTCCCACCTGTCCACATGGGTTCAAATGAAAAATGGCTTGAAATCAAACACGCCGTGCCATGTTTAGCCTTCACATATTCTGTTTATTCGCTACTCTTCACGCAAACACTTCTTATTCTAAAAACTGTAATCATCTACCTGTGAAGAAGTGATCTGTAGAAGTGGTGTTTACAGTGCCTAAAACCAACATGGACGGCTACGTTTGCCAGTGCGCGTGTGTTTTCGTCAATATAACATCAATAGAAGTGAGTCTTGAACAGAGGAGATAGGAACCAGAGGAGATCAGCATGTTGGGTCAGGGTCTGAACCTGCTGATAAACCACTGATAATCAGAAAGAGTTGCAGCGTTAAAACGGTCAGTTATTGGGTAGAATGCTGAAGCCCTGCGTAGTGATATCTCGCTCTCTCAGTCAGCGTTATCTGGTGTGCCCCCCCCCCTCGTGTTTATAAGGGTAATAAGTAATAAGGTGTttgacatacatactgtatatatagagacGTAATATGCACTCAGTACTTCTCCTTCATATGGACTTCCTGTAGAAAGATGCCCTGTCTTAAGTGGCCTGTAGACTGAGATGCTTGGAAAGGAAGTTGGTGGTTACGGATTGGTAGGATtgagagtagagagtaggagagagtgtGCGCAAAGAGAGACACTGAACACTACTTTTACATGATTAAGACTGTGTTCATTGGACAGATGGTGTTTTTTTAGTGGTTTTTTTAAACACTTGGTTCCCTTTCCTCCACTGCAATTAAGACTAATATCCTAGAAAGAAAACATCTTGTTACTAGATAATTAGGCAGTTGTTTTTTTTCTCAGCTGGGATGAATCTTAAGGCTACAGGTGTTTCAGAACACTCCGATCAGACAGGTCTGGCCTGGTAATGAGATTGTAAGTGTTTCGACTTGCGTGGCCCTATTGGAATACTTTTTGAAAAGCACTCTGCCTTCCTGGAAGATTAAGCAATAACTGATCTGACATGACAGGATAAGTAAAAGGTAGTGAACTGGAAACCCTACTTTACTCAACCTGTCCTGTCTTAAAGTCAATTAGGGAAGGAAGGGAAAGTCTTCATTATTAAAACAATTGAAACAGTGATTAGCCTATCACAAGGaaggatgttttttttttaagtattggTGATAAGTATGACACCGATTAGCCTATGTTAAGGAGGGAAAGGAggcattttttatatatataaaatacaaatgtaaaCATTGATTAGCCTAAGCAGTGACGGAACGAAATGACATTTCTCTTAAGTATTGTGACAATACCTTGTATGTCCTTCTACATCCTCCTATGTGATTGGCCTCTCAGGACATGCATTTATGCACAACTTTATGTATGATCATTTCCTCCCAGGTGGGGCGGATCCGTAAGTCGGCAGCGCGGCGGAGAGAGTTCCACATCCTGTTCATGGTGATCACCACGGTGGTGTGTTACCTGCTGTGCTGGATGCCCTACGGCGTGATCGCCATGATGGCCACCTTTGGACACCCGGGCCTCATCACCCCCATCGTGACCGTGGTGCCCTCCATCATGGCTAAGAGTAGCACCGTCATCAACCCCCTCATCTATATACTCATGAACAAACAGGTGAGCAGAACCTAAACCAAAAATGTGTCCTCTACTCACCTCACCTCCTTCGTTACGTTGATGTGAAAGACGTGACCAGATGAAAGCCAGCCCAATGACGAGCTTCCAACATGATTTCTTACACTGGTCAAGTGTTTTTAATCAAAGGGAGGAGACGAGCAGGTAATACATTTTTAAGCAATTGAGATACAGCCCTTGCCACTTGAATTGTGGGATATGTAGTTAAACAGCTAGTTAGACAAGGGTCAAATCACAAGGCAAGTACAATATCTTTATTCACAACAGTTTAAGTAGAAAACAATGGAAAAGAAATACAAATTTTATACAAACTAACAAATTATGTTCAGTACAAACTGATTCTGGCTATAGAAAATTATCTGTAAAAACAACATGATTTTTGTTTAAAGATCCCAAAAGGTGTGAATATTATAGTGTTTACCCTCAACAGTAGATCAGCAAACACTTCtcaaaaaataaatcattcaaaagAAAAATGACATTTCTATTGCATTCCATTGCCAATATAAACAAACAAGTGAGTCATCGTAAGGACATTCTGTCCATTTATATTATTCCAAGCTGAGGCCTCTGCTTTGCTTTTGTAGTGGTTATCTCCTAGAAGACGTAGTGTTAACTAACAGTAAACTTCACACAGGGAACATTTGGCACGTTATCAAGTCTATATCACCGTTGCCAaaagccttagaccgctgcgctcccgagtggcgcagcggtctaaggcactgcatctcagtgcaagaggcgtcactacagtcccatagagcggcgcacaCCAGgcttggccagggtaggccatcattgtaaataagaatctgttcttaaccgacttgcctagttaaataaaggtttttttttaaaaaaaaaattaaaataaatgtgcCTCAAACTATTCATAGCTACATTCATTGCATTACACTTGACCAGACTTCTACAGGCAAACAAACCACATTTACATTATATTTACAGTGTGGCTGTAGAATCATATCAAGGCCAGGAAAAGTAACTGCTATCAGTTTTACCATCTGGTCGTTGAGGTACAGTAACTTTAAATAGCGTACgtacagaggacaggagaacaCTGATAAGAAAGTTTCAGTTCCTTACTCACATACGCACAGATCAGTGGTTAGGTTGACTGGTTCATGCAACAACAACAGAAAAGTGAAAAGTGGTTGTTTTCCCTCATAGACCTACATACACTACTATCCCTGAATTTCTCAAATGAGGTctgcaatattttttttttaccaaaagGAACACAACATGCTTTTTGAACTGCTTAAATTCAAACCTACCCTCACAAGTAAACCCTTTACACTGCATGTTTTCAATTCTCTATTTCAATGTTTCTAAACATGACAATGCACCTCATTCGTTGAATCAGAAAAACATGCCTCTGACCGATGTTCAATATTTGAATCTATAGATCACTTTTCCACATTCATACCCAGACCTCTCTCATGTACAACATTGTGTCACAAGAACAATACCTTAAAAAAGATGACCCATCTCTCCAGTAGGAATACATCCCTGAAGGACTACTTCATTacacaatacaacaacatgataTCCACATTCCCTAAacgccccccccctcctcctttcaACAATTGACACTTTCCATTGTGACAAAGGCAGTTCTCGAGCACGCTCGCTTAGCCTCTACAGCCTAATATTGATTAGTAGTGGCaacactctcctcctcttcactttCATCCTGATTTTCCAGACAGCAGTCCAGGTCAAAGGTCTAAAGCCAGATCATGGCCCACGGACGACAGTGCTGACTCAACTTAGCCTCTTCAGTCGCTTGATTAGTATCGGCACTCTCGGTCTCTTGATGGCCATAGGTCGTCAAAGGTCAGGGATCATGGCCCACAGTTGACCGCGCTGAACCCCGACAGCGTGACCTTGCCCTTGGTTTTGAGGTCGTGCTGGGAGGCGCTGTTCATCCTCTGGACCAGTAGCTTCTCAAAGAGCAAGGGGTGGTACGCCCCAAGGGTGCAGGCTGGGTCGTAGTGGTGCTCATAGTAGTGGCACAGGTCTGTCTGACGCAGAGAAGGGATGTACTCATAGACATGGACCTCCTCGCACAGCGACATCATCAGGACAATGCCTGTAATCAAAACAAAAAGGGCAAAGATGAATTCATTACAGCTCATACTGCAATCTAACGCAGGTTGAagtatcaaaacaaactctgaaccaattctGAACCaaatatattaatttggggacaggtcgaaaagcattaaacatttatggcaatttagctagctagcttgttgttgctagctaatttgtcctgggatataaacattgagttgttattttacctgaaatgcacaaggtcctatactccaccaattaatccacacataaaacagtcaaccaaatcgtttctagtcatctctccttcttccaggctttttcttctttggactatATGGCAATTGGCATCTAACTTTCATAATAACTAACCTTCATAATAAGGTGTATTACCACAGCCGACCAACCGatctcagttcatctttcaatcacccacgtgggtataaccaatgaggagatggcacgtgggtatatgcttctaaaagccaatgaggagatgggagaggcaggacttgcatcGCGTTCGGCGTCACAAATATAAGCAACTTCTATTTTAGTGCCTGCCAACGCAGATGCTCGTTAGCACACGCAAGCACTATGGGTGCAACGATTGAATAACGTGTAACTTTATTTTGCAACGCACACTCCCCCCTAtcatacaacccccccccccatctcacacacactctctctttcccttccttgcAGTTCTACAGGTGTTTCCTGATCCTGTTCCACTGCAAGCGGCCCAGTTCTGAGAACGGCGTCTCCTCCATGCCCTCCAAGACCACCGTCATCCAGCTCAACCGCCGGGGCCACAGTAACAACGTAGCCGTCACGCCCCAGCTCTCCACCGGCGCCAACCACCATAACCACAACCACACGGTGGAGTGCAGCACTAACAACCGTGAAGTCACCACCCCCGTCTCCGAACAGACCAGCCCAGACCCCAACCAAGAGATCACCTCCTGTGGACAGCCGCGTACCCCCCGAAGCCCCTCTCAACCCACCTCCCTTTTCCCCCACGTGACAAACGCTATCCAGTGATCCACTGTGTTATATGATAGTGTCACCACCGAGAACTCTAGAGGATACGGTGTTATCCCTGGCATTTGTCATGTGGTGTCACCCAAAAACTCCCCATAGTGATTTGTCATCATGAGAACACCTCAACAACAGACTACCCATAAAATGACCCATAAATGATCCATAAATGATCCATAAATGATCCATAAATGACGTTATGTCACCAGAGAACTcttctaaacacacagtcagtgATCTAATCCACAACGTTACCCAGACAGAGAACTATCAATATCTTCTACGAACAAAGTGATCTATTCCACATCATCACCCCAGAAACTACACTGTGCTCTATTATCTTATAGAACAGGGGACCCCAGCTGGCGGCCTGCGGGTGGATCtatttggccccccaagttcatggcaaatagaaataataatatatatatttttttgtgttttatttttgtcGTTGGATATGAGACTGTAAGAACATGAAATCAGCGCCAATTGATTTTAAGTTTTGAAATCTGTTTTGGAAATGATTCTGCTTTAGTAAACGTTATATCCGTTTGGGCTTCTTGCTGTCAATTGGCAGTAATTATGTTCTGGTCCCCCGGCGATCCGCGCATCGGcccgcagctgaatctagttgatgatccatGTTATAGAAGGTGTGTCAACCGCCCCAACCCAGCTAGATGGTCAACTGTTACTTTGTCACTCAGTAAAGGTGTAGATATAAATTCATGTCAAGTCTTGCCGTGAGAAAACGCAAAAGTGTGGTGTTGTTTACTTAAAAACAAAGCGTGTATTTTTCCTCAACTTCCGTTATCATATTGTTACACGTGTTACGTCGATAGACACCAGAGTTGTATTAAGACTGCAGTGGCTTTAGTGTTGTCGTTGCCGTTACAgtacaaaaaaagtatttagtcataaCTGTTACAGTGTGCTGTCATAACCGTGGCCATTTCCAATGACGTGCAATAACAGACAGTCCATCTATTCATTTGTTCTAAAGCAGCTATGAAGCCTATGTGAATGATGCCGGTGAAGCTGAATGCTTTGTACCTCATCCGTGACATCGAATCACCTCGGGCCTCATTTATTTGCTCAGTTTTTATTCTACATTTCAGCACACCATCAGTTCTTGAAACAAATAGGAAGAACAATCACAGTGTTTATACACATGTCGAAGGGTGTAAATCACACACAATCATGATCATTCCTACATCACACTAAGTTGCTAAATcaatctatatcactatatattAAATCGCTATATAGCTGTGGATTCCAACTATCATATGTGCGTAAGAACATTTTTTATAAATGATGCACCTGGGTGATCTGTGTAAAAATGGCTAGTAATTACAACCCGAAACTGGTATTAAACGTATGGCAACAATGTGAAGGGATTTTCCATTTCACTGCAGGGTGGGGAGGGTAATAAACCGGAAACAGTTGGAGAACtgtaacaaacagaaagtgtTCATGTTTGCAACACTTGTCTTGCACTCTTGAAGCCATCATCCCATTGGGCAAAAGAGATCATGGCAATGTTCAATTGTCAGTTGACTGAAATGTTGATTACAGTTATGACAATGTGGAAACAGTGTTGATCCAACCAATATTTGCATGTCGGGATGACAGCCAGGGGTTGTACGAAAGCCACAACCTGTTAAAGTTACCATCTTTCTGTGTCTGTAGTGTTGAGTCATGCAGTATCTGGCTTTGCATGTTGACATGTTCCTCAATCTACAAGTCTAAAGCTCCCAGCAGGCAGTCAAACAGCCTGGCGCCCCATTGGTCTGCCGCATAGTGGCTGGCTGTAGCCATCATACGGCACTTGCTTGTCTTTATCAAGATGACAAACTGAACAGCACTGCCTCTCACTGCCTAATAAACTGTAACCCAAAAACAGTTAAATAAAATGGACTGCAACCCAAATGAAATCCTTCTGTGAGTCATGGTCTCGCCTCACTGAGTCCTGCTGCTGGCAGTGAGTGTGtgttctctttctgtgtgtgtgtgtggtggtagcgCAGTAACGTGCTTAGGACGACACAGCCCCCTCAAGCCCTCCTGCTGGGATTCCAGGAATTGCCACGGGGTCTATGTCGTAAGAGAACAAAACAAGAGGGGGAAAATCAACACAGGAATGAATGTTGTTCTTTCTGGACTCTCCTCTGTGCTTTTGGTCCATGTGTGAGAGGTAATATTTACGCAGGTTTAGAATGGTATAGATGCCTTTTGTTTTTTGCCTTGCCATAATCTTACCCCTAATATTCACATCATTTCTCATGTCTCACCGCTCTGCCCTTCCAAAACACCAACACGGGACACAATatgggaaagggggattcctGGTCAGTACAACTGattgccttcaactgaaatgtgtctttcacatttaacccaacccctctgaatctgagaggtgcggggggctgcttTACATTGACATCTACGtcatcggcgcccggggaacagtggagtaactgccttgctcaagggcagaatgacagatttgtaccttgtcagctctgggatttgatccagcaacctttcggttactggcccaacgctcctacccaccaggctacattGAAAATTAGTAATTGTTTTTAGAAAATCAATGATTGACATCCTGGATTGCCAATTGATATTGAGCACCTATGCCCTCTTGACTGTGTAACCTTGTAAATAGATGTTGAGGTTGAACACACGCGGAATAACAATTAAGCTCTTTGTTATAATTTTACCTTTGAGAAATTGCAGATCTCACTCACTAaagcaaaaaaaacaaacatgcatCCTTCTGGCTGCCATTTACTTAAAGCCTGCTCGTCTCCTTGAACCAAGGATACCACCATATGTGTTCTGAACTAGGCCTGCAGTATGTGCTGCACCTCAATAGTTAATAAAGTTTTATGAATTCGATGCACGTTGGCCGAAGCGTGTTCCCgtcatagggaacagggtaccatttcaGGCACAGCGGTCAAACCGATAAATGGATGGGTGGGTTGCCCGGGTGGATGATCAGAGGCGCTTTCCCACCTATGAACCCAGAGGACGGGGGGTTAGGCTGGATGTTCTCCTGGGTGTTCCCCTGGATCACGTCCCACAGCTGCCAGATGAACTTGGGGTGGAGGATGTAGAACGGTTGTGTGGGGTGGAGCCGCCGGCGCTCTTCATACGGGGTGAACAGGTCATAGTCTGGGTTCCTGTACCactgaagagaagaggagaggacacttCAGTCAGCACCAAGCATCTTTATTAACGCTGTCTGAAATAGAACGCTGCTACTCCGGGTCAATCATGACAGCATCTGCCGAGTGTCAGACTCACTGCTGCCGCCGCAGTGTTGACACGGTGTCTTTGTTCAAAATCAAACTACTCCGGGAGCACAGCAAGCCTGCTACGGATCAGTCTACCTGCTAATGTATTTCAAGAGCACCTAAAATGAGTATTAGTACTGTGCTTTTATTTGACTAAGGGAAAGAATGCATGTTAAAATGCTACAGCTATTGTGCCAATATTGTGATGCAGGTTTGCTTGAATTCATCACCACCATAATGACTGACTCACAACATCCCCACAGGAATCCCAACGCCCCAAGCTAAAATGTTGTACAAATTCATGGTCTTGTCATACACCACTGCTTACACAAGAGTCAGTTAAATCCATGATTCAGGGGACAAAGTCAGGATATTTCCCTTGAAAATATGACGAGAGACCAACCTTTTAAAGTCAAGGTTTGTTACACCAAATACTCGTTCCCCCGCACCCATAGCAGGTGTAATGGAGGTATTGATGAATGACTTCAGCAGATATTCTTAAATTAACTTTCTATTCTGGAAGGTCATTTCATTTTGCATTCCCTACAGTACAagggcactaaatagggaatatggtgccagaATTTGACAGAAGAAATCTGCTCAATAAATGTGGGGATGCTTTGACCGCAGAGTGAAAACATCAGCCTTTGTCCTGACACCCGGTAACATTAAGCTGCTAGGTGACAGATACCGTGTTAACTCTCTGGTTCTTCAAACAGTCGAGATAACATGAGGCAAAATTGAGTAAATTATGCCTTTTAAGCATCAGATAAAGAACAGCcatttgttttaaatgtattctGGGCCTGGAGCAAATTTCTTGGTAAGAGTCCCAATGAATGTGTTCAACCATCCGTACAAATTGGGTGCATGTAGTACAGTAggctatacaaacacacacatgctctaCTGCgagcgcacaaacacacacacgcatgcatgtgcacacacaaacaaaagcaCACAAATACAAACAATGGCTTTCATTTTCAAAGTGGATGCCATTAGAATACCTTGATTAACATGCAGCCCTTGATCATTGGccttatgaatgtgtgtgtgtgtgtgtgtgtgtgtgtgtgtgtgtgtgtgtgtgtgtgtgtgtgtgtgtgtgtgtgtgtgtgtgtgtgtgtgtgtgtgtgtgtgtgtgtgtgtgtgtgtgtgtgtgtccaatctGTATTTTAATGAATTCCATGCCAATGTGTGTGGCAGTCAGCAGAGGTCATGTAAAACACATTATTACATTGTTCTCCATATAGCGTGCCTTCGGAAAAAaacaacttttttcacattttgttacgttatagctttattctaaaatggattaaataaatcattttcctcggcaatctacacacaataccccacaatg
The window above is part of the Oncorhynchus gorbuscha isolate QuinsamMale2020 ecotype Even-year linkage group LG21, OgorEven_v1.0, whole genome shotgun sequence genome. Proteins encoded here:
- the LOC124007871 gene encoding pinopsin-like; translated protein: MYTEVANLNFSSNGSIEDPLSSLDQEWNEPPAKRLSRTGHHVMSVFLGSIMVFGFINNLVVLILFIKFKTLRTPVNMLLLNISVSDMLVCLCGTTLSFASSLQARWLYGKHGCLWYGFANSCFGIVSLISLAFLSYDRYSTLTVYNKQAPDYRKPLLAVAGSWLYSLFWTVPPLLGWSSYGLEGAGTSCSVTWTSQTPQSHSYIICLFIFCLGLPVLVMVYCYGRLLYAVKQVGRIRKSAARRREFHILFMVITTVVCYLLCWMPYGVIAMMATFGHPGLITPIVTVVPSIMAKSSTVINPLIYILMNKQFYRCFLILFHCKRPSSENGVSSMPSKTTVIQLNRRGHSNNVAVTPQLSTGANHHNHNHTVECSTNNREVTTPVSEQTSPDPNQEITSCGQPRTPRSPSQPTSLFPHVTNAIQ